In Candidatus Komeilibacteria bacterium CG_4_10_14_0_2_um_filter_37_10, the following proteins share a genomic window:
- a CDS encoding cell division protein DedD, whose amino-acid sequence MDQGEKYQRPGWDEYFIKIMEVVGLRGTCNRGRAGCVIVKNNHILTTGYVGAPPKFSDCDEVGHLMIKATSEMDYDGELHDHCVRTIHAEQNAIVQAARLGLAIEGATAYVKFEPCPVCARMLIAAGIVRVVCQRRYQTGEYTRQMLKEAGVQLDVLIDEVQQYE is encoded by the coding sequence ATGGATCAAGGCGAAAAATATCAGCGTCCTGGCTGGGATGAATATTTTATCAAAATTATGGAAGTCGTAGGTTTACGCGGGACTTGTAATCGCGGTCGGGCTGGTTGTGTAATTGTTAAAAATAATCATATCTTGACCACTGGTTATGTCGGCGCCCCACCCAAGTTTTCGGATTGTGATGAAGTTGGCCATTTAATGATTAAAGCAACTTCGGAAATGGATTATGACGGTGAACTTCACGATCATTGCGTGCGCACTATTCACGCTGAACAAAACGCTATTGTCCAAGCAGCACGTTTAGGACTCGCGATTGAGGGTGCTACGGCCTATGTTAAATTTGAGCCTTGTCCGGTTTGCGCTAGAATGTTGATCGCCGCAGGCATTGTCCGCGTTGTTTGTCAGCGACGATATCAAACTGGCGAATATACGCGTCAGATGTTAAAAGAAGCAGGCGTTCAATTGGATGTTTTAATTGATGAAGTGCAACAATATGAATAA
- a CDS encoding tRNA (adenosine(37)-N6)-dimethylallyltransferase MiaA, which yields MSTKPKIIVIVGPTASGKTSLAIGTARRYHGQIISADSRQIYRGMTIGTAQPTKEQRQQVKHHLIGCINPNQPFSLANFIQLTNKKITYLFHKNITPIIVGGTGLYVSALIDNYQLPKGEIDLALRKKLEQKTPQQLIALLRKKDPQTAQIIDQNNKRRLVRALEYVLTNKKSFTANQQKNTSNYQYQIIGLNPGKEKLEQNIRQRTKEMIKQGLVAETRELLKKYSSSLPALQTIGYQEIIQYLDGKISLTQAEELINIHTRQYAKRQMTWFKRDQRIKWQ from the coding sequence ATGTCAACAAAACCTAAAATTATCGTCATCGTCGGCCCAACGGCTAGTGGTAAAACATCACTGGCTATTGGCACTGCCCGGCGCTATCATGGTCAGATTATCAGTGCCGATTCCAGGCAAATCTATCGTGGTATGACCATTGGTACTGCTCAACCAACTAAAGAACAACGACAACAAGTTAAGCATCATCTAATTGGCTGTATCAATCCAAATCAACCTTTTAGCTTGGCTAATTTTATCCAACTGACCAATAAGAAAATTACCTACTTATTTCATAAAAATATTACGCCAATTATTGTTGGCGGTACTGGTTTATATGTTTCAGCGCTTATTGATAATTACCAATTACCCAAAGGAGAAATTGATTTAGCATTAAGAAAAAAGCTAGAACAAAAAACTCCGCAACAATTAATAGCTTTATTAAGAAAAAAAGACCCACAGACTGCACAAATAATTGATCAAAATAATAAACGTCGACTAGTGCGAGCGCTGGAATATGTTTTGACTAACAAAAAATCATTTACCGCTAACCAACAAAAAAATACCAGTAATTATCAATACCAAATTATTGGTCTTAATCCCGGTAAAGAAAAGCTGGAACAAAATATTCGTCAGAGAACCAAAGAAATGATTAAACAAGGTTTAGTGGCTGAAACCAGAGAACTGTTAAAAAAATATAGCTCATCTTTGCCGGCCTTACAAACTATTGGTTATCAGGAAATCATTCAATACCTCGATGGCAAAATATCCTTAACTCAAGCTGAGGAGCTAATCAACATCCATACTCGTCAATATGCCAAACGGCAAATGACTTGGTTTAAGAGAGACCAAAGAATTAAATGGCAGTAA
- a CDS encoding dephospho-CoA kinase has product MKCNNMNKLVCVVGMTGSGKTEITDFFKKRNYQYLRFGQITLDEVKRRKLEPTEENERPIREENRRQHGPAAYAILNSLKFDELLKSGSVIGDGLYSWSEYKYLREKYGEQFLVVAVYAAPQTRYARLAHRAERYQNDPNLIYRSATVEQAQARDFAEIENIEKGGPIAMADFTIINEGTVAELNQQLAVIYQKINDINQD; this is encoded by the coding sequence ATGAAGTGCAACAATATGAATAAATTAGTGTGCGTTGTTGGTATGACCGGATCGGGCAAAACAGAGATTACTGATTTTTTTAAAAAAAGAAACTATCAATATTTACGTTTTGGTCAGATTACATTAGATGAAGTCAAAAGAAGAAAGCTCGAACCAACAGAAGAGAATGAACGACCAATACGCGAAGAGAATCGTCGTCAGCACGGTCCGGCTGCGTATGCGATTTTAAATAGTCTAAAATTTGATGAATTATTAAAGAGTGGCAGTGTTATTGGTGACGGACTTTATAGTTGGTCCGAGTATAAATATTTACGAGAGAAATACGGAGAGCAGTTTTTGGTAGTGGCGGTTTATGCCGCGCCACAAACTAGATATGCGCGTTTAGCTCATCGCGCTGAACGTTATCAAAACGATCCTAATTTAATCTATCGTTCGGCGACGGTAGAACAAGCACAAGCTCGTGATTTTGCTGAGATTGAAAATATTGAAAAGGGCGGTCCGATTGCCATGGCCGATTTTACCATTATTAACGAGGGTACAGTGGCGGAGTTAAATCAACAGTTAGCAGTAATCTATCAAAAAATAAATGATATTAATCAAGATTAA
- a CDS encoding diacylglycerol kinase: protein MNKPRISIICAIAPDRAIGKDNRLLWHLPVDLAHFKRITAGHAVVMGQKTFESIGRPLPNRQNIVLSLDPTFQPVGVKVVNSLANAIEYARSVEGEEIFIIGGGSVYQQTIDLADRLYLTVVDGSYEADTYFPEYSQFTKVISSEKAIDGQYHLNYLILEK from the coding sequence ATGAATAAACCAAGAATTAGTATAATTTGCGCTATAGCGCCCGACAGAGCTATTGGTAAAGACAATAGGCTACTCTGGCACTTGCCAGTTGATTTGGCTCATTTTAAAAGAATTACCGCTGGTCACGCTGTTGTTATGGGTCAGAAAACTTTTGAATCCATTGGTCGGCCATTACCAAATCGTCAGAATATTGTTTTATCTTTGGATCCTACTTTTCAACCAGTAGGCGTTAAAGTTGTTAATTCACTAGCTAATGCCATTGAGTATGCTAGGAGCGTTGAAGGTGAGGAGATCTTTATTATCGGTGGCGGATCAGTTTATCAGCAAACAATTGATCTGGCTGATCGGTTGTATTTGACGGTAGTGGATGGATCTTATGAGGCGGATACTTATTTTCCTGAGTATTCTCAATTTACTAAAGTTATAAGCAGTGAAAAGGCCATTGATGGGCAGTATCACTTAAATTATTTAATTTTGGAAAAGTAA
- the rplA gene encoding 50S ribosomal protein L1, whose amino-acid sequence MSSKRIKNAISKIDSTKKYSIAEAVKLVKETGQLKFDASMELHINLNIDVKKSDQQVRGSLKLPNGTGKTRKVAAFVGPDKVKDAKEAGAYLVGGEELIEQIKKGGKIDFEVAVATPDMMPKMAVIAKTLGQKGLMPNPKSGTITTDIRRVVTDLNTGLVSFKNDAGGGLHCGVGKLSFADEKLEENVKTFIDEVKKMKPDGVKGTFIKSAYVTSTMGPSIALAF is encoded by the coding sequence ATGAGTTCAAAAAGAATTAAAAATGCTATCAGTAAAATTGATAGTACTAAGAAATATTCCATCGCCGAAGCTGTTAAATTAGTGAAGGAAACTGGTCAGTTGAAATTTGACGCTTCTATGGAATTGCACATCAATTTGAATATTGATGTAAAAAAATCAGATCAGCAGGTACGCGGTTCTCTTAAATTACCCAATGGCACTGGCAAAACTAGAAAAGTCGCTGCTTTTGTTGGTCCCGATAAGGTTAAAGATGCTAAAGAAGCAGGAGCTTATTTAGTCGGTGGTGAAGAATTAATTGAGCAGATCAAGAAAGGTGGTAAGATCGATTTTGAAGTAGCAGTAGCAACGCCCGACATGATGCCGAAGATGGCAGTGATTGCTAAAACTTTGGGTCAAAAGGGCTTAATGCCGAATCCTAAGTCCGGTACTATCACCACTGATATTAGACGAGTGGTTACTGATTTAAATACAGGTTTGGTGAGTTTTAAGAATGATGCCGGTGGTGGTCTGCACTGTGGTGTTGGTAAATTATCTTTTGCTGATGAAAAGTTGGAAGAAAATGTTAAAACCTTTATTGATGAAGTGAAAAAAATGAAGCCCGATGGCGTGAAGGGCACTTTTATTAAATCTGCCTATGTAACCTCCACGATGGGACCAAGCATTGCCCTGGCCTTTTAA
- the miaB gene encoding tRNA (N6-isopentenyl adenosine(37)-C2)-methylthiotransferase MiaB, with translation MPKKNKSIKYYLMVLGCQMNEADAQRVSTVLEKNNCILTMNEPDADLIAVVACSVRQSAIDRVYGKIRIWQKIKKKKELITVLTGCVLPSDRKKLSPFFDYVLDITAISQLPQLLWQKPIDRQGANEYLEIEPLLSSDFQVYIPIMTGCNNFCTYCAVPHTRGREKSRASKQIIQEIKKYIQQGYKEITLLGQNVNSYGLDQKKELNFVQLLKKIDLITGDFWLRFMTSHPKDLSPELIHFIGHSKHLCPNLHLPIQSGDDQVLKKMNRQYTVKKYLSLIKKVRQSNPNLSVSTDTIVGFPGETKKQFQNTVKTYRQAKFDMAYIARYSPRPGTVAALWADDVTKQEKRSRELRLSNVVEKAGLKFNQRFIGQQVKTLIKNCKKIDSHQYKLIGKSAHDKTVKTIGPKKLVGQFVDIQIVEATPFGLSGKLKAV, from the coding sequence ATGCCTAAAAAAAATAAATCCATCAAATATTATTTAATGGTACTTGGTTGCCAGATGAATGAAGCAGATGCTCAAAGAGTCAGTACGGTGCTAGAAAAAAACAACTGTATCTTAACCATGAACGAGCCAGATGCTGATTTGATAGCAGTTGTTGCTTGCAGTGTTCGTCAATCAGCCATTGATCGCGTTTATGGCAAAATACGTATTTGGCAAAAAATAAAAAAGAAAAAAGAACTAATTACTGTATTGACTGGTTGTGTTTTGCCAAGCGATCGGAAAAAACTGTCTCCTTTTTTTGATTATGTTCTTGATATTACCGCTATCAGCCAATTACCCCAGCTGTTATGGCAAAAACCTATTGACCGTCAAGGTGCCAACGAGTATCTGGAGATTGAACCATTACTATCCTCTGATTTTCAAGTATATATACCAATTATGACCGGCTGTAATAATTTCTGTACCTACTGTGCTGTACCGCATACTCGTGGTCGAGAAAAATCCCGAGCCAGTAAACAAATTATTCAAGAAATAAAAAAATATATTCAACAAGGATATAAAGAAATAACACTACTTGGTCAGAATGTTAATAGTTATGGCTTAGACCAAAAGAAGGAATTAAATTTTGTTCAACTGCTCAAAAAAATTGATTTAATTACCGGTGATTTTTGGCTCCGATTCATGACTTCCCATCCTAAGGATTTATCACCAGAATTAATTCATTTTATCGGTCACAGCAAACATCTTTGTCCTAATTTGCATTTACCAATCCAATCCGGTGATGACCAGGTGCTAAAAAAAATGAATCGCCAATATACCGTTAAAAAATACTTAAGTTTAATTAAGAAAGTACGTCAAAGTAATCCGAATCTTAGTGTTTCCACTGATACAATTGTCGGCTTTCCGGGGGAAACAAAAAAACAGTTTCAAAACACTGTTAAAACCTATCGCCAAGCAAAATTTGATATGGCCTATATTGCTCGTTATTCTCCTCGCCCGGGTACTGTTGCTGCTCTGTGGGCAGATGATGTGACTAAACAGGAAAAGCGCTCACGGGAATTGCGACTCAGTAATGTTGTTGAAAAGGCGGGTTTAAAATTCAATCAAAGATTTATTGGTCAACAGGTAAAAACTCTAATCAAAAATTGTAAAAAAATTGACTCCCATCAATATAAATTAATTGGTAAATCAGCTCATGACAAAACGGTAAAAACCATCGGTCCGAAAAAACTAGTCGGTCAATTTGTTGATATTCAAATTGTAGAAGCAACACCTTTTGGTCTAAGTGGAAAACTAAAAGCTGTCTAA
- a CDS encoding dUTP diphosphatase, which translates to MILIKIKKLKPEAIIPRYALPGDAGLDLFSCEDATINPGERYSFHTGIALEYPEGYCSLVWDKSGLSQKFGLKVLGGVFEHTYRGEYIICLLNLSKEPYCFKAGDKIAQLLIQPVATAEIEEVAELSESVRGEGRHGHTGK; encoded by the coding sequence ATGATATTAATCAAGATTAAAAAATTAAAGCCCGAAGCCATTATCCCGCGTTATGCTTTACCCGGTGATGCCGGATTAGACTTGTTTAGTTGTGAAGACGCTACTATTAACCCCGGTGAAAGATATTCTTTTCATACGGGCATTGCCCTAGAGTATCCAGAGGGTTATTGCTCTTTGGTTTGGGATAAGAGCGGCTTGTCACAGAAATTTGGTTTAAAAGTACTAGGCGGTGTTTTTGAGCATACTTATCGTGGTGAATATATTATTTGTTTGCTTAACTTAAGTAAAGAACCTTATTGTTTTAAAGCTGGCGATAAAATAGCGCAACTATTGATTCAACCCGTCGCTACTGCGGAAATAGAAGAAGTAGCGGAGCTGAGTGAATCAGTGCGCGGCGAAGGCCGTCATGGTCATACTGGTAAATAA
- the rplK gene encoding 50S ribosomal protein L11, which produces MAKEIKTILKLQIPGGKANPAPPVGPALGQQGVAIQDFCTRFNEATKDKMGDIIPVEITVYTDRSFIFKLKTSPAAELLKKAAKIAKGSGKPAQEKVGKVTRAQIKQIAETKMVDLNAKNIEGAMRIIEGTAKQMGIVIEN; this is translated from the coding sequence ATGGCTAAGGAAATTAAAACAATATTAAAGTTACAGATTCCTGGCGGTAAGGCAAACCCCGCACCACCAGTCGGACCAGCATTGGGTCAGCAGGGTGTCGCTATTCAGGATTTTTGTACGCGGTTCAACGAAGCGACTAAAGATAAGATGGGCGACATTATTCCGGTAGAGATTACCGTGTATACTGATCGTTCTTTTATTTTTAAATTAAAAACATCCCCAGCCGCCGAGCTTTTGAAGAAAGCTGCTAAAATTGCTAAGGGCAGTGGTAAACCAGCTCAAGAAAAAGTGGGCAAGGTTACTAGAGCACAGATCAAACAAATTGCCGAAACCAAAATGGTGGATCTTAATGCTAAAAATATTGAGGGCGCCATGCGTATTATCGAAGGTACGGCTAAGCAAATGGGTATTGTAATTGAAAATTAA
- a CDS encoding Asp-tRNA(Asn)/Glu-tRNA(Gln) amidotransferase subunit GatB — MELETIIGLETHIQLRTKSKLFCSCSNDGENQLPNTTICPICLGHPGTLPVLNKQALDYAILMALALHMEIGADLKFDRKNYFYPDLPKGYQISQFDQPVGKNGFLSIFGSNFQKKIQIERLHLEEDAAKNIHSTDKTLVDYNRGGTPLIEIVSCPDLTSPQEAKAYMQELRLLARYLGVSDADMEKGHLRCDANISLRPIGEQKYWPKTEIKNINSFRFVEKALIFEVARQKQLWLSDEPPSQQSTRGWDAQTGTTYEQRLKEESNDYRFFPEPDLPPLHISSGYLEQIRHQLVELPAEKRARFKKEFELVGADVEVLVEDYLVADYFEKVMSELQDWLNTEMIDDEDGAAKLAKNKLKLARTAFGWITTELFKLMKEAKEEIGQIKITPENMAEFITLVYLNKINSSAAQIILQEMYFSGADPEHVLEEKNLSMISGNDELSTIINQIIINNPEQANDYRTGKSSLLQYFIGLAMKETKGRADPQILARLFKAKLNIE; from the coding sequence ATGGAATTAGAGACAATTATCGGTTTAGAAACACATATCCAACTTCGGACCAAATCCAAGCTATTTTGCAGCTGTTCTAATGATGGTGAAAATCAGCTACCCAATACAACGATTTGTCCAATTTGTTTGGGTCATCCCGGTACACTGCCAGTTTTGAATAAACAAGCTTTGGATTATGCCATTTTGATGGCTTTGGCTTTGCATATGGAAATTGGTGCTGATTTAAAATTTGATCGTAAAAATTATTTTTATCCGGATCTGCCCAAAGGTTATCAAATTTCCCAATTCGACCAACCAGTAGGTAAAAATGGTTTTCTTAGTATTTTCGGTAGTAATTTTCAAAAGAAAATTCAAATTGAGAGATTGCATTTAGAAGAGGATGCAGCGAAGAATATTCACTCCACAGATAAAACATTGGTGGACTATAATCGCGGTGGTACACCATTAATCGAGATTGTTAGTTGTCCCGACTTAACCTCACCTCAAGAAGCGAAAGCTTATATGCAAGAGTTGCGTTTGCTGGCTCGTTATTTAGGTGTCTCTGATGCTGATATGGAAAAAGGTCATTTACGCTGTGATGCTAATATTTCTTTACGTCCCATCGGTGAACAGAAATATTGGCCGAAAACAGAAATAAAGAATATTAATAGTTTTCGTTTTGTAGAAAAAGCTTTGATTTTTGAAGTGGCAAGACAAAAACAGTTATGGCTTTCCGATGAACCACCAAGTCAACAGTCCACTCGCGGTTGGGATGCGCAAACGGGAACAACCTACGAGCAACGTCTGAAAGAAGAGTCCAATGATTACCGTTTTTTTCCCGAACCAGATTTACCACCATTACATATTTCTTCGGGTTATTTGGAACAAATACGTCACCAACTAGTAGAGTTACCAGCCGAGAAAAGAGCAAGGTTCAAAAAAGAATTTGAATTAGTTGGTGCTGATGTTGAAGTATTGGTCGAAGATTATTTAGTTGCTGATTATTTTGAGAAAGTAATGAGTGAATTACAAGACTGGTTAAATACCGAGATGATTGATGACGAGGATGGTGCCGCAAAATTGGCAAAAAATAAATTAAAATTGGCCCGTACGGCTTTTGGCTGGATTACTACGGAGTTATTCAAGTTAATGAAGGAAGCCAAGGAAGAGATTGGACAAATTAAAATTACACCGGAAAATATGGCGGAGTTTATTACTTTGGTTTATCTAAATAAAATAAATAGCAGTGCGGCCCAGATAATTTTGCAGGAAATGTATTTTTCCGGAGCCGATCCCGAGCACGTCTTGGAGGAAAAGAATTTAAGCATGATTTCTGGTAATGATGAGCTGAGTACTATAATCAATCAAATTATTATTAATAATCCGGAACAAGCTAATGATTATCGTACTGGAAAGTCCTCGTTATTACAATATTTTATTGGTTTAGCCATGAAGGAAACGAAGGGCCGTGCTGATCCCCAGATACTAGCCAGATTATTTAAAGCTAAATTAAACATCGAATAA
- the thyA gene encoding thymidylate synthase, with amino-acid sequence MRQYLDLLQTILDQGTDKDDRTGVGTRSVFGYQMRVDLNQGFPLLTTKKVYLKAIIYELLWFLRGDTNIQYLVQNDVKIWNEWSYQIYLEKNKLVEKYPRYSEVWKEKLEEFISQIKIDNDFAKEYGDLGPIYGKQWRAWETKNGGQIDQVQELVDLIKTDPTSRRMIINGWNIGEILYLIRNHHHAPPPCHTLFQFMVINGKLSCQLYQRSADVFLGVPFNIASYALFTMMMAQVTGLQAGEFIHTFGDVHIYRNHLNQVREQLTREPRPLPTMKINPVVKDIFSFQYSDFTLENYDPYPPIKAPIAV; translated from the coding sequence ATGCGGCAATATTTGGATTTGTTACAAACTATTTTAGATCAAGGAACCGACAAAGATGATCGTACGGGAGTTGGCACGAGAAGCGTTTTTGGTTATCAAATGCGAGTGGATTTAAATCAGGGTTTTCCGTTACTGACTACAAAAAAAGTCTATTTAAAAGCCATCATCTATGAACTCTTGTGGTTTTTGCGTGGTGATACCAATATTCAGTACTTAGTGCAAAATGATGTAAAAATTTGGAATGAATGGTCTTATCAGATTTATTTAGAAAAAAATAAACTGGTAGAGAAATATCCTCGTTATAGTGAAGTTTGGAAAGAAAAATTAGAAGAGTTTATCAGTCAAATAAAAATAGATAATGACTTTGCTAAGGAGTATGGCGATTTGGGTCCTATTTATGGCAAGCAATGGCGAGCTTGGGAAACCAAGAATGGTGGACAGATTGATCAAGTGCAGGAGTTAGTTGATTTAATCAAAACCGATCCCACATCGCGTCGGATGATTATTAATGGCTGGAATATTGGTGAGATTTTGTATTTAATTCGTAATCATCATCACGCTCCACCGCCCTGTCACACCTTGTTTCAGTTTATGGTAATTAATGGTAAATTATCTTGCCAATTATATCAGCGAAGCGCTGATGTATTTCTCGGCGTACCATTCAATATTGCTTCTTATGCGCTTTTTACGATGATGATGGCGCAAGTTACTGGTTTGCAAGCAGGAGAATTTATTCATACCTTTGGCGATGTGCATATTTATCGTAATCATTTGAATCAGGTGCGGGAGCAATTAACCAGAGAACCGCGACCACTGCCCACGATGAAAATAAATCCCGTAGTAAAGGATATTTTTTCTTTTCAGTATAGTGATTTTACTTTGGAGAATTACGATCCTTATCCACCGATCAAAGCACCAATTGCCGTTTAA
- the tmk gene encoding dTMP kinase → MHQPHFINFEGIDKCGKDTQADLLYEKMIELGRSVEFSSEPTKDSEAGQRIWRILQHQEAAPVPQEMQFLYITDRAEHVSNLIAPTLSSGKSLIEVRYLFSTLAYGVAFGVDYQLLKQLQINFPIPDITFFIKISASEAIRRLTLESGEAHYFEKEEKLSKIAAAYDQILFDWPNIVVINGEQSREKVWSDIWEIASKKIV, encoded by the coding sequence ATGCATCAACCACATTTCATAAATTTTGAGGGTATTGATAAGTGCGGTAAAGACACGCAAGCTGATTTGTTATATGAAAAAATGATTGAGTTGGGTCGCTCAGTTGAATTTAGTAGTGAACCAACTAAGGACAGCGAGGCTGGTCAGCGCATCTGGCGTATCTTACAGCATCAAGAAGCAGCACCAGTACCACAGGAAATGCAGTTTTTATATATTACAGATCGTGCTGAGCATGTCAGTAATTTGATCGCACCAACATTAAGTAGTGGCAAATCATTAATTGAAGTTCGCTATCTTTTTTCTACCTTAGCGTATGGCGTGGCCTTTGGCGTTGATTATCAACTTTTAAAACAACTGCAAATCAATTTTCCTATTCCCGATATTACTTTTTTTATCAAAATATCGGCTAGCGAAGCTATTCGTCGATTAACTCTAGAAAGCGGAGAAGCCCATTATTTTGAGAAAGAGGAGAAACTAAGCAAGATTGCTGCAGCTTATGATCAGATTTTATTTGATTGGCCCAATATTGTGGTTATTAATGGTGAGCAAAGCAGAGAAAAGGTCTGGAGCGACATTTGGGAGATCGCCAGTAAAAAAATAGTATAA